One genomic segment of Leptospira yasudae includes these proteins:
- a CDS encoding LysR family transcriptional regulator → MDLSKLKSFIVVAEELNFRKSAEILGMSQPPLTRLISSLEEELSTKLFERTTRQVHLTGAGIYLLKEGKEIIARAENLEREVRSIGKLKAGNLNIGFSTTSFLANLPQIIGEFQNRFPKLKFELHQETRIRILKGLRSGQFDVCFMEGSVIEEGLESHSVHDEGLGVLVPKKHSLAKRKEIELRELKDETIILHPKKEAGKFYDTISQLFKQSGIKPKIYVKNDRESCPILVATGKGVSLTVLGAQNIAPTETQFVPIKRLYLPVSVFWSPENKNPLLRTFLSFVIESDSFKNKKAECLMDVMRL, encoded by the coding sequence ATGGACCTGTCGAAACTAAAGTCGTTTATCGTCGTCGCCGAAGAATTGAACTTCCGAAAAAGCGCCGAAATACTGGGAATGTCGCAACCACCCCTGACTCGATTGATCTCTTCTTTAGAAGAAGAGCTTTCCACGAAGCTGTTCGAACGCACGACGCGGCAAGTTCACCTGACGGGTGCGGGCATTTATCTTTTGAAAGAAGGAAAGGAAATCATCGCACGCGCGGAAAATCTCGAACGAGAAGTGCGCTCTATCGGCAAACTCAAGGCCGGGAATTTAAACATCGGATTCTCAACAACTTCCTTCTTAGCGAACCTGCCGCAGATCATCGGAGAATTTCAAAACCGGTTTCCCAAACTAAAATTTGAGCTCCATCAAGAAACGAGAATTCGGATTCTAAAAGGATTACGATCGGGTCAATTCGACGTTTGTTTTATGGAAGGAAGCGTCATCGAAGAAGGATTGGAAAGTCATTCCGTTCACGACGAAGGACTCGGAGTCTTAGTACCGAAAAAACACTCCCTCGCAAAACGAAAAGAAATCGAACTTCGAGAATTAAAAGACGAAACGATTATTCTACATCCTAAAAAAGAAGCGGGAAAATTCTACGATACGATCTCTCAACTTTTCAAACAAAGCGGCATCAAACCGAAGATCTATGTAAAAAACGATCGAGAAAGTTGTCCCATCTTAGTCGCGACTGGCAAAGGAGTTTCTCTTACCGTATTAGGCGCTCAGAATATCGCGCCTACGGAAACTCAATTCGTTCCGATCAAGAGGTTGTATCTGCCGGTTTCCGTCTTTTGGTCCCCCGAAAACAAGAACCCTTTGCTGAGAACGTTTTTAAGTTTTGTAATCGAAAGTGATTCCTTTAAAAATAAAAAAGCGGAGTGTTTGATGGACGTAATGAGGCTATAG
- a CDS encoding heme-binding beta-barrel domain-containing protein: protein MVIEDSEIYGPLAHLIGRWEGDKGLDISPQKIGKGVKQYYETVTYEPIGLTTNAQSQILSGLFYRQLVTDKSTNNIIHDQTGYWMWEAKTGIVFHSFVIPRGTCVVAGGSYVEAGDPIHLEVKAKEGSVDWGIIQPPFMASNAKALEFKNILIIRGDHLFYSQELKIQIYDKIFPHTDENSLIRVVENR, encoded by the coding sequence TTGGTAATCGAAGATAGCGAAATATACGGTCCATTGGCTCACTTGATCGGACGATGGGAAGGAGATAAGGGGCTTGATATCTCTCCGCAAAAGATCGGAAAAGGTGTTAAACAATATTACGAAACGGTCACTTACGAGCCGATCGGCTTAACGACGAATGCGCAATCACAGATTTTGTCCGGACTCTTTTACAGGCAGTTGGTGACCGATAAGTCGACCAATAACATTATTCACGATCAAACGGGATATTGGATGTGGGAAGCGAAAACCGGGATCGTGTTTCATTCTTTTGTCATTCCGAGAGGAACTTGTGTCGTTGCGGGTGGAAGTTACGTTGAGGCAGGAGATCCGATTCATCTTGAAGTCAAGGCAAAAGAGGGGAGCGTGGATTGGGGAATTATTCAACCTCCGTTTATGGCTTCTAACGCAAAAGCTTTAGAATTTAAGAATATTCTTATCATTCGAGGCGATCATCTTTTTTATTCCCAAGAATTAAAGATTCAAATTTATGATAAAATTTTTCCTCACACGGATGAAAATTCGCTGATCCGTGTTGTTGAAAATCGTTGA